One Deltaproteobacteria bacterium GWA2_45_12 genomic region harbors:
- a CDS encoding cellulose synthase catalytic subunit (UDP-forming), with amino-acid sequence MKTPTFNKSLAGFVLAIFLCVFLAWPSVDVSAQLWLAFALLTGILFCFRAPQNKTAHFVMMGLATFLTLRYLAWRIMHTMVFDSFVGLIMGTLLFAAEIYAIAVYLLGIFVNINPLWRKPVPVDLGSKDLPSVDVLIPSYNEGWATLSKTLLAAIQINYPKDKLKIYLLDDGGTSQKRNLPDKKEALEAEARHSFLKKKCDEIGVFYLTREQNLHAKAGNINEGLKASQGELVVILDADHIPTTDFLEKTVGPFLEDPLLFLVQTPHFFVNADPIEKNLHTFSTMPGENTMFYRGIQNGLDFWNSAFFCGSAAVLRRAHIEKVGGLSGKTLTEDAETSLKLHAAGFNSIYLRRPMIAGLQPESLSSFITQRARWAMGMVQLFLENNPLKTKGLHWYQKIAYLNNMLFWFFPLFRLVFIVVPSAFLIFKLHIYNASLREVLAYTVPHIMAAFVVFVRLYGKYRWNLMSEIYEIILSVYLLPSVLSVFGKNKNKTFKVTPKGEDLSHGQLSPLATPFFLIIILIFVSLAMGLVHYQANPLLIEAFAINTVWEIFNLILILCVLGVLYEEQQRRLEPRIVLKNKAVLFSEKKNWKATLHDVSASGISVILENRIRFDPLTSYFIEIQNKNKTCRFRVKLVRSFELTPNQTQAAFTFEPTSTEIEAEKIALIYGSSELWEQWMQQKENNSSWHEILFYLPAMGLKYFYLHAWLVIHTVLNAFNLKKQSLKEKLS; translated from the coding sequence ATGAAAACACCTACTTTCAACAAAAGTCTGGCAGGTTTTGTATTGGCTATTTTTCTATGCGTGTTTTTGGCTTGGCCAAGCGTTGATGTTTCGGCCCAGCTATGGCTGGCATTCGCTCTTCTGACCGGTATTTTATTCTGTTTTCGTGCGCCTCAAAACAAAACAGCCCATTTTGTTATGATGGGCTTGGCTACTTTTCTCACCCTTCGTTACCTTGCATGGCGCATCATGCACACCATGGTTTTTGACTCGTTTGTTGGACTTATCATGGGCACCCTTCTTTTTGCTGCAGAAATTTATGCCATTGCTGTCTATCTGCTGGGAATTTTCGTTAACATAAATCCCCTGTGGCGCAAGCCCGTTCCTGTGGATCTTGGGTCCAAAGATCTTCCAAGTGTGGATGTGCTCATCCCCTCCTACAATGAGGGCTGGGCAACACTTTCCAAAACACTCTTGGCGGCCATCCAAATAAACTACCCCAAAGACAAACTAAAAATTTATTTGTTGGATGACGGAGGAACCTCTCAAAAAAGAAATTTGCCCGACAAAAAAGAAGCTCTCGAAGCCGAAGCACGCCACTCATTTTTGAAAAAGAAATGTGATGAAATCGGTGTCTTCTATTTAACCAGAGAGCAAAATCTTCATGCCAAGGCCGGCAATATCAATGAAGGACTTAAAGCCTCACAGGGTGAACTTGTTGTTATTTTGGATGCTGATCATATTCCCACCACCGATTTTTTAGAAAAAACCGTGGGGCCTTTTTTGGAAGATCCTCTTCTTTTTCTTGTGCAAACCCCGCATTTTTTTGTGAATGCCGACCCCATCGAAAAAAACCTGCATACTTTTTCCACCATGCCCGGAGAAAACACCATGTTCTACCGTGGCATTCAAAATGGACTCGATTTCTGGAACTCGGCCTTCTTTTGTGGATCAGCTGCTGTTTTGAGACGGGCTCATATTGAAAAAGTGGGGGGACTTTCCGGAAAAACACTGACCGAAGATGCCGAAACTTCCCTTAAACTACATGCGGCAGGGTTTAACAGCATTTATCTTCGCCGGCCCATGATCGCCGGCCTCCAACCTGAGAGCCTTTCAAGCTTTATTACCCAACGCGCCCGTTGGGCCATGGGGATGGTACAACTCTTTTTGGAAAACAACCCCCTTAAAACCAAGGGACTGCACTGGTATCAAAAAATAGCCTACCTCAACAATATGCTGTTTTGGTTTTTCCCCCTCTTCCGCTTAGTCTTTATTGTGGTTCCCAGTGCTTTTCTCATTTTCAAACTTCATATCTATAATGCTTCGCTTAGAGAAGTGCTGGCCTATACTGTCCCCCATATCATGGCCGCCTTTGTTGTATTTGTAAGGCTTTATGGGAAATATCGATGGAACCTCATGTCTGAAATTTATGAAATCATACTTTCAGTCTATCTTCTTCCATCTGTCCTTAGCGTATTTGGAAAAAACAAAAACAAAACCTTCAAGGTAACTCCCAAGGGCGAAGATTTAAGCCATGGACAACTCTCCCCCCTGGCAACACCGTTTTTTCTGATCATCATTCTTATTTTTGTGTCGCTGGCCATGGGCCTAGTTCATTATCAGGCCAATCCCCTTCTGATAGAAGCTTTTGCCATTAATACGGTATGGGAAATATTTAATCTTATTCTGATCCTGTGTGTTCTTGGGGTTCTTTATGAAGAACAACAACGCCGTTTGGAACCCCGCATTGTCCTCAAAAACAAGGCTGTCCTTTTTTCTGAAAAGAAAAATTGGAAAGCAACCCTGCACGATGTTTCTGCATCGGGAATCAGTGTCATTCTAGAAAATCGCATCCGTTTTGATCCGCTCACTTCTTATTTTATTGAGATACAAAACAAAAATAAAACATGCCGTTTTCGCGTAAAGTTGGTCCGCTCTTTTGAATTAACACCCAACCAGACACAGGCCGCCTTTACCTTTGAACCCACAAGCACCGAAATAGAGGCCGAAAAAATAGCGCTGATCTATGGCAGCAGCGAGTTATGGGAACAATGGATGCAACAAAAAGAGAAT
- a CDS encoding elongation factor P codes for MISATQIRVGQILKINEILFRVLKVQHITPGKGNAVIQTELRNLKTKNKDNVRFRSSETVEQANLSIRNVNYLYQDGTTYHFMDPLTFEQIEISEDVLEDAVKFLVPEASLTVSSYEGASVSVSLPQKMNFEVVECNPPSKGAAGAFKDARLSNDMTVKVPLFIKTGDLIVINTASGDYVEKG; via the coding sequence ATGATTTCAGCGACACAAATACGCGTTGGACAAATTTTAAAGATTAACGAAATCCTTTTCAGGGTTTTAAAAGTGCAGCACATTACTCCAGGCAAAGGAAATGCCGTCATTCAAACCGAACTCAGAAACTTAAAAACTAAAAACAAGGACAATGTCCGGTTTCGTTCAAGTGAAACAGTCGAACAGGCCAATCTTTCCATTCGCAACGTCAATTATCTCTATCAAGATGGAACGACCTACCATTTCATGGATCCCCTCACTTTCGAACAGATTGAAATTTCCGAGGACGTGCTTGAAGACGCGGTCAAATTTTTGGTCCCCGAAGCAAGCCTTACTGTTTCAAGCTACGAAGGAGCCTCCGTCAGCGTAAGCCTGCCCCAAAAAATGAACTTTGAAGTAGTTGAGTGTAACCCCCCGTCAAAAGGAGCCGCAGGTGCGTTCAAGGACGCACGCTTAAGCAATGACATGACGGTAAAAGTCCCCCTCTTCATCAAAACAGGGGACCTTATCGTGATCAACACCGCTTCAGGGGATTATGTTGAAAAGGGTTAA
- a CDS encoding SUF system Fe-S cluster assembly protein yields MSEDLRTKIIAALKTCYDPEIPVDIYELGLIYDIIISPEKDVTLKMTLTSPNCPVAGSLPGEVETKIKSVEGVTSCHVDLVWDPPWDKDKMSEAAKLQLNMF; encoded by the coding sequence ATGTCAGAAGACCTTCGAACAAAAATCATCGCAGCCCTTAAAACCTGCTACGATCCTGAAATACCCGTTGATATTTACGAATTGGGGCTTATTTACGATATCATCATCAGCCCTGAAAAAGACGTGACCTTAAAGATGACCCTTACCTCCCCCAACTGCCCAGTGGCAGGCTCCCTTCCCGGTGAGGTTGAAACCAAAATAAAATCAGTTGAAGGAGTCACCAGTTGCCATGTAGACCTTGTTTGGGATCCCCCATGGGATAAGGACAAAATGTCAGAAGCCGCAAAACTGCAGCTTAATATGTTTTAA
- a CDS encoding SUF system NifU family Fe-S cluster assembly protein encodes MYDLRDLYQEVILDHSKHPRNFHKLTNANHHAEGFNPLCGDKLTLYLFVDGDVIKDISFEGSGCAISTASSSVLTEILKGKKISEVEPIFEQFHELVTGQKEAGKNHTGNIPLPEKLEVFQGVSEFPSRVKCATLPWHTLNAALQDKKKPVSTE; translated from the coding sequence ATGTACGACCTACGTGACCTATATCAGGAAGTTATTTTGGATCACTCCAAACATCCGCGTAACTTCCACAAATTGACCAATGCAAACCATCATGCCGAGGGGTTTAACCCTTTGTGTGGAGATAAACTGACCCTTTATCTTTTTGTGGATGGCGATGTCATTAAAGACATCAGTTTTGAAGGAAGCGGTTGTGCCATTTCAACAGCCTCTTCTTCCGTACTTACTGAAATCTTGAAAGGAAAAAAAATTTCGGAAGTAGAACCCATTTTCGAACAATTTCATGAATTGGTCACAGGTCAAAAAGAGGCAGGAAAAAACCATACCGGCAACATCCCCCTTCCGGAAAAATTGGAAGTTTTCCAGGGTGTCAGTGAATTTCCATCACGCGTAAAATGTGCCACCCTCCCCTGGCATACGCTAAACGCCGCGTTACAGGATAAAAAAAAACCGGTGTCGACGGAATGA